In Dermacentor albipictus isolate Rhodes 1998 colony chromosome 6, USDA_Dalb.pri_finalv2, whole genome shotgun sequence, the following proteins share a genomic window:
- the LOC135920744 gene encoding uncharacterized protein isoform X1 — protein MVPFSRFCTPQLKKKTSQMAADLNRQDGEVEPEMITLIDSSACGSSWIEQDTLETSCSTDPMFPGAPKKHKLKEPKLEQHRQQRGRHSWSPSSAREVPEGLRHSVLSINSPAPKGRRQQWYAMWFVQVSVVVVALMVATSIALVFTLRDADVQDEEGGRHLEDYGSYSIVDGKKTFDPAIHAPHSVHGQGQGPRTDDRKNVRADEPAVVVVSSPSTGSTESGGSSTSPIGHVAPSSPASAEVIWLDDGTFAGVRAQALPWPPSDGASELDGGRRRPPESAVQKRSSAVARGADDSSSSSLGEDKEDTTYARSGRSLNRLDRKAIAKTKELMGLLGN, from the exons ATGGTTCCATTTTCAAGATTTTGTACCCCGCAGCTGAAGAAGAAGACCAGCCAAATGGCCGCGGACTTGAATCGCCAGGACGGCGAAGTGGAGCCCGAGATGATTACGCTCATCGACAGCTCGGCTTGTGGCTCTAGCTGGATCGAGCAAGACACACTAGAGACGAGCTGTTCGACCGATCCAATGTTTCCCGGAGCACCAAAGAAGCACAAACTGAAGGAACCGAAGCTCGAACAGCACCGACAGCAACGCGGTCGGCATTCATGGTCCCCGTCGTCTGCAAGGGAGGTGCCGGAGGGCCTTCGGCACTCGGTCCTGAGCATAAACAGCCCGGCGCCAAAAGGAAGGCGACAGCAGTG GTACGCCATGTGGTTCGTCCAGGTGTCGGTCGTAGTCGTGGCGCTGATGGTGGCCACTTCCATCGCCCTGGTGTTCACACTGCGTGACGCCGATGTCCAAGATGAAGAAGGTGGTCGACACTTGGAGGACTACGGCAGTTACTCCATTGTCGATGGGAAAAAAACATTTGATCCCGCCATACATGCACCCCACAGCGTCCACGGCCAGGGCCAAGGCCCTCGGACCGATGACAGGAAGAACGTGCGCGCAGACGAGCCAGCCGTGGTAGTTGTCAGTTCCCCTTCCACAGGAAGCACTGAAAGTGGCGGATCCTCAACGTCGCCAATCGGACATGTTGCCCCGAGTTCGCCAGCTTCTGCTGAGGTCATATGGCTAGACGACGGAACTTTCGCGGGAGTGCGTGCGCAGGCTCTTCCGTGGCCTCCATCAGATGGCGCTTCAGAACTGGATGGGGGACGTCGACGCCCTCCTGAGTCGGCTGTCCAGAAGAGATCGTCTGCGGTGGCGAGAGGCGCAGACGACTCTTCGTCGTCTTCACTGGGTGAAGATAAGGAGGACACGACTTACGCAAGGAGCGGCAGAAGCCTGAATCGACTGGACCGAAAGGCCATAGCAAAGACAAAAGAACTTATGGGGCTCTTGGGAAACTAA
- the LOC135920742 gene encoding uncharacterized protein, with product MLKKKASCLAADIMRHGRKAESEMVPLTDNSTCGSTWSEQGTEETTSSTVAVVAGAKRRGRQEAELDQQRQRRSRRASSVLLVASGLDDCQHSVTSVRGASPKANRQQWSSMLFVQLSVVVVALAVAATIALVYALHDAEVQNQISSRPWDDDSGSEAVGGDKLIFVPGVIRLHNADIEDQGRRATRKADDANEEGRAKPASGSSPSTGSAGKRGPSQSESRHTAPSSPVGAGVVWLEDETLGQVRPEGFPPEPQGRRSELDGERRRHSVSPDEHRASEVAKSRGNSSSTVLGKNANKGTFAKNGRNVKRLNRKAVLRKQGLMGLLNN from the exons ATG CTCAAGAAGAAGGCAAGCTGCTTGGCCGCGGACATCATGCGTCACGGCCGCAAAGCAGAGTCCGAGATGGTGCCCCTAACCGACAATTCCACCTGCGGCTCAACCTGGAGCGAGCAAGGCACGGAGGAGACGACCTCTTCGACCGTCGCAGTCGTGGCCGGAGCGAAGAGACGCGGCCGACAGGAAGCGGAGCTCGACCAGCAGCGACAGCGACGAAGTCGGCGCGCCTCGTCAGTGTTGCTGGTAGCGTCGGGCCTGGATGACTGTCAGCATTCGGTCACGAGCGTGCGCGGAGCCTCGCCAAAGGCGAACCGGCAGCAGTG GTCCTCCATGTTGTTCGTCCAGTTGTCGGTCGTGGTTGTGGCGCTGGCGGTTGCCGCTACCATCGCCCTGGTGTACGCGCTGCATGACGCCGAGGTGCAGAATCAGATTAGCAGTCGACCCTGGGACGACGACAGCGGAAGCGAGGCAGTTGGCGGCGACAAACTCATCTTCGTGCCCGGCGTGATCCGGCTCCACAACGCCGACATCGAGGACCAAGGCCGTCGGGCCACTCGCAAAGCGGACGACGCCAACGAAGAGGGACGAGCCAAGCCGGCTTCCGGTTCTTCTCCATCCACCGGAAGCGCTGGAAAGCGTGGACCCTCACAGTCCGAAAGCAGGCACACTGCTCCCAGTTCGCCAGTTGGTGCCGGAGTTGTATGGCTAGAGGATGAAACGTTAGGGCAAGTACGGCCGGAGGGATTTCCTCCAGAACCACAGGGTCGACGTTCTGAACTGGACGGAGAACGCCGACGCCATTCTGTGTCACCCGACGAACACAGAGCATCTGAAGTGGCGAAGAGCAGAGGCAACTCTTCGTCGACTGTTCTCGGTAAAAACGCAAACAAGGGGACCTTCGCGAAGAACGGCAGAAACGTGAAGCGACTGAACCGAAAGGCTGTCTTGAGAAAACAAGGTCTCATGGGACTTTTGAACAACTGA
- the LOC135920744 gene encoding uncharacterized protein isoform X2 gives MLKKKTSQMAADLNRQDGEVEPEMITLIDSSACGSSWIEQDTLETSCSTDPMFPGAPKKHKLKEPKLEQHRQQRGRHSWSPSSAREVPEGLRHSVLSINSPAPKGRRQQWYAMWFVQVSVVVVALMVATSIALVFTLRDADVQDEEGGRHLEDYGSYSIVDGKKTFDPAIHAPHSVHGQGQGPRTDDRKNVRADEPAVVVVSSPSTGSTESGGSSTSPIGHVAPSSPASAEVIWLDDGTFAGVRAQALPWPPSDGASELDGGRRRPPESAVQKRSSAVARGADDSSSSSLGEDKEDTTYARSGRSLNRLDRKAIAKTKELMGLLGN, from the exons CTGAAGAAGAAGACCAGCCAAATGGCCGCGGACTTGAATCGCCAGGACGGCGAAGTGGAGCCCGAGATGATTACGCTCATCGACAGCTCGGCTTGTGGCTCTAGCTGGATCGAGCAAGACACACTAGAGACGAGCTGTTCGACCGATCCAATGTTTCCCGGAGCACCAAAGAAGCACAAACTGAAGGAACCGAAGCTCGAACAGCACCGACAGCAACGCGGTCGGCATTCATGGTCCCCGTCGTCTGCAAGGGAGGTGCCGGAGGGCCTTCGGCACTCGGTCCTGAGCATAAACAGCCCGGCGCCAAAAGGAAGGCGACAGCAGTG GTACGCCATGTGGTTCGTCCAGGTGTCGGTCGTAGTCGTGGCGCTGATGGTGGCCACTTCCATCGCCCTGGTGTTCACACTGCGTGACGCCGATGTCCAAGATGAAGAAGGTGGTCGACACTTGGAGGACTACGGCAGTTACTCCATTGTCGATGGGAAAAAAACATTTGATCCCGCCATACATGCACCCCACAGCGTCCACGGCCAGGGCCAAGGCCCTCGGACCGATGACAGGAAGAACGTGCGCGCAGACGAGCCAGCCGTGGTAGTTGTCAGTTCCCCTTCCACAGGAAGCACTGAAAGTGGCGGATCCTCAACGTCGCCAATCGGACATGTTGCCCCGAGTTCGCCAGCTTCTGCTGAGGTCATATGGCTAGACGACGGAACTTTCGCGGGAGTGCGTGCGCAGGCTCTTCCGTGGCCTCCATCAGATGGCGCTTCAGAACTGGATGGGGGACGTCGACGCCCTCCTGAGTCGGCTGTCCAGAAGAGATCGTCTGCGGTGGCGAGAGGCGCAGACGACTCTTCGTCGTCTTCACTGGGTGAAGATAAGGAGGACACGACTTACGCAAGGAGCGGCAGAAGCCTGAATCGACTGGACCGAAAGGCCATAGCAAAGACAAAAGAACTTATGGGGCTCTTGGGAAACTAA